The proteins below are encoded in one region of Nitrososphaerota archaeon:
- a CDS encoding flavin reductase family protein, whose amino-acid sequence MKEEVPLNLALRLMHPRPTVLVSCAYAGKPNIITLAWSTPLSHNPPLLGISVGLERYSHAIIAKSGEFVVNIPTIDLIEQTVFCGEHSGCEVDKFKETKLTPIPSLKVNAPSILECVAHLECKVVQSVRTGDHTFFVGEVVAARVNQGLFKRTFDPTKVQIIMHLGSRDFTTNEQRLNIVM is encoded by the coding sequence TTGAAAGAAGAAGTGCCTCTTAACTTAGCCCTACGCCTCATGCATCCGAGACCCACTGTACTAGTGAGCTGCGCCTACGCTGGCAAACCTAATATCATAACCTTAGCTTGGTCCACACCTCTATCCCATAACCCGCCTCTCTTAGGAATCTCAGTGGGGTTGGAGCGCTACAGCCACGCCATCATAGCAAAGTCTGGGGAATTTGTGGTCAACATACCTACAATAGACTTAATTGAGCAAACAGTATTCTGCGGCGAGCACTCTGGGTGTGAAGTCGATAAGTTTAAAGAAACGAAGCTAACCCCCATACCCTCTCTGAAGGTTAACGCCCCCTCTATCCTAGAGTGTGTAGCGCATCTAGAGTGTAAAGTTGTGCAAAGCGTCCGCACAGGAGACCACACATTCTTCGTAGGCGAGGTAGTAGCGGCAAGAGTTAACCAAGGTCTGTTCAAAAGAACCTTCGACCCAACTAAGGTTCAGATAATAATGCATCTAGGAAGCAGAGACTTCACCACAAACGAGCAGAGGTTAAATATTGTTATGTAG
- a CDS encoding PDZ domain-containing protein, producing MLGRTASAAAVISVVALVLAAISGYFVNLQEKRAEDLNADVADLRYRLQNIEAKVQNLSQSASQLSNQMNQLANTNVRLLSEIAALNQSVPTQTLVEIISALNQSLTSKLDMLNQSLTALKERVAETELNVSQLNSTITAMNKELATISRQTPGRVYEKVYKSVVVIRTSLGQGSGFVYGENLILTNWHVVEGVNEADIQFYDQTRTAAAVLATDPYSDVAVLKIDRKPADALPLKLGNSSAIWIGETVVAVGNPLGLTGSLSVGVISQVNRLLDLEPIIVPVLQLDITIAPGSSGGPLLNLDGEVIGITNAGTSVGFSFAIPSNMVKRVASDLISKGYYQHPYFGFSAITLTPEIIKRYNILDVDPYQNGLMVIKVERNTPAEKAGLRAATLVRTLTGSAYKPGDIILAIDGRRTYTNEDWFAYVSLNVSPNQKVVLTILREGKTINLEIIPTARQPYQG from the coding sequence ATGCTTGGCAGAACAGCCTCAGCAGCTGCGGTGATCTCAGTTGTTGCTTTAGTTTTAGCTGCTATAAGTGGGTACTTCGTAAACTTACAGGAGAAGAGAGCCGAGGACCTTAACGCTGATGTGGCTGATCTACGATATAGGTTGCAAAACATAGAGGCTAAGGTTCAGAACCTATCTCAGAGCGCTTCTCAGCTATCGAATCAGATGAATCAGCTAGCGAACACAAATGTTAGGTTGCTGAGTGAGATAGCAGCGCTCAACCAAAGCGTGCCGACACAGACTCTCGTTGAGATAATTTCAGCCCTAAACCAGTCGCTAACATCAAAGCTGGATATGCTGAACCAGAGCTTAACAGCGTTGAAGGAGAGGGTTGCTGAGACCGAGCTGAACGTCTCACAATTAAACTCAACCATAACGGCGATGAATAAGGAACTAGCTACTATAAGTAGACAGACGCCTGGTAGGGTTTATGAGAAGGTCTACAAGTCGGTTGTGGTTATAAGGACATCGCTGGGGCAGGGCTCAGGCTTCGTATATGGTGAGAACCTGATCTTAACGAATTGGCATGTGGTAGAGGGAGTTAACGAAGCTGATATTCAATTCTATGATCAGACGAGAACCGCTGCTGCTGTCTTAGCGACAGACCCGTACTCTGATGTGGCTGTGCTGAAGATCGATAGGAAGCCGGCTGATGCTCTTCCTCTAAAACTAGGGAACTCTTCAGCGATATGGATAGGGGAGACTGTAGTAGCCGTAGGTAACCCACTTGGGTTGACAGGCAGCCTCTCAGTAGGTGTGATAAGCCAAGTCAATAGGCTCCTAGACCTTGAACCGATCATAGTACCAGTCCTACAGCTCGACATAACCATAGCGCCGGGCAGCTCAGGCGGCCCGCTTCTGAACTTAGATGGTGAGGTTATCGGCATAACTAACGCAGGCACATCCGTAGGCTTTAGCTTCGCCATACCCTCAAACATGGTTAAGAGGGTAGCCTCAGACCTCATATCAAAGGGCTATTACCAGCACCCCTACTTCGGCTTCTCCGCGATAACACTAACCCCTGAAATCATTAAAAGGTATAACATACTGGATGTTGATCCCTATCAGAACGGGCTCATGGTAATAAAGGTTGAACGTAACACCCCTGCTGAGAAGGCTGGATTAAGGGCTGCGACGCTAGTAAGAACGCTTACAGGCTCTGCATATAAGCCTGGTGATATAATATTGGCTATCGACGGTAGGCGGACATACACTAACGAAGATTGGTTTGCATACGTTTCTCTGAACGTTTCACCCAACCAGAAGGTTGTTTTGACCATACTCAGGGAGGGAAAGACCATCAACTTAGAGATTATACCTACTGCCAGACAACCTTACCAAGGCTAA
- a CDS encoding dihydrodipicolinate reductase, which produces MKELRFLQIGLGAIGLEIAKLASKKSGLKIVGASDLVRHVGEDLGVILGSGVTGVKVVSDYRRALKESKPDLILHATSSYLQDVYEQIVECVKEGANVISTCEELSYPFYKHPDLAKNLDHLAKKNRVRILGTGINPGFLMDTLVTLLTTVCQEVESIVVERVIDASHRRQAFQRKIGVALSEEEFASKIVGKEISGHVGLEESIAMICDALGWRLQRIEAEQPTPILASKQVSSPYYTVPAGRVAGLQQIARGYVDGGARITLLFKAYIGAEEEYDRIHIRGKPEVNQMIKPAIQGDMATAAIVVNSIWPLLKTKPGLKTMRDLQPLHYK; this is translated from the coding sequence TTGAAGGAGTTAAGGTTTCTTCAGATCGGGTTAGGTGCTATAGGGTTAGAGATCGCTAAACTCGCATCGAAGAAGAGCGGATTGAAGATAGTGGGCGCATCAGATCTAGTGAGACACGTTGGTGAAGACCTCGGAGTCATCTTAGGGTCTGGGGTGACGGGTGTTAAAGTCGTTTCAGATTATCGTAGGGCTCTTAAAGAATCTAAACCTGATCTGATTCTACACGCAACCTCCTCCTATCTGCAAGATGTGTATGAGCAGATAGTGGAATGTGTAAAAGAGGGGGCAAACGTAATCTCAACTTGCGAGGAGTTATCTTACCCATTCTATAAGCACCCTGATTTAGCGAAGAACCTCGACCACTTGGCGAAGAAGAACAGGGTCCGCATACTCGGCACAGGGATAAACCCAGGCTTCTTAATGGATACCTTAGTCACACTCCTCACAACAGTTTGCCAAGAAGTTGAGAGCATAGTTGTGGAGCGTGTTATCGACGCTTCACACCGAAGACAAGCCTTTCAGAGAAAGATCGGTGTAGCGCTTAGTGAAGAAGAGTTCGCATCTAAGATCGTGGGGAAAGAGATATCTGGGCACGTTGGGCTTGAGGAATCCATAGCGATGATATGTGACGCCTTAGGTTGGAGGCTTCAGCGTATAGAGGCTGAGCAACCCACACCAATATTAGCATCTAAGCAGGTAAGCAGCCCCTACTACACCGTACCAGCTGGTAGGGTTGCTGGGCTTCAACAGATAGCACGAGGATATGTGGATGGGGGAGCGCGCATAACCCTGCTCTTCAAAGCCTACATCGGAGCAGAAGAGGAGTATGACCGCATACACATTAGAGGCAAACCAGAGGTTAATCAGATGATAAAGCCAGCCATACAAGGAGATATGGCGACAGCAGCCATCGTAGTGAACTCTATCTGGCCACTGCTAAAGACTAAACCAGGGCTTAAGACCATGAGGGATCTGCAACCCCTACACTACAAGTAG
- the cofE gene encoding coenzyme F420-0:L-glutamate ligase has translation MTVSIYPITGLGEIRKGVRLGEALAEALAKNNLAILKGDIIVVTSKAVSKAEGRLVKLDGVKPSPKAVRLARRLNKDPRIVELILKESRMVLRVERGIIITRTKLGIVCANAGVDQSNVPEGYAALLPKDPDRSAEKIAEQIEARTGVKPAVIITDTYGRAWRRGQVQFAIGVYGLNPILDYRGKPDTFGKVLKVTEIAVADELASAAELVMGKTKMCPAALIRGYEYEVGFVGAKYLIRPLKEDLFK, from the coding sequence ATGACCGTCTCCATCTACCCTATAACTGGGTTAGGCGAAATCAGAAAGGGTGTTAGGTTAGGTGAAGCTTTGGCTGAAGCGTTAGCGAAGAACAATCTAGCCATCTTGAAGGGCGATATAATTGTAGTCACCTCGAAAGCGGTTTCAAAGGCTGAGGGTAGGCTCGTTAAACTCGATGGTGTAAAGCCTTCACCGAAAGCGGTGAGGTTAGCAAGGCGCTTGAATAAAGACCCTAGAATCGTGGAGCTGATTCTAAAAGAGAGTAGGATGGTCTTGAGAGTTGAGCGTGGCATAATAATAACGAGAACAAAGCTTGGGATAGTCTGCGCAAACGCTGGAGTAGACCAGTCAAATGTGCCTGAAGGATACGCAGCCCTCCTACCTAAAGACCCAGACCGCTCAGCTGAGAAGATAGCTGAGCAGATAGAGGCTAGGACTGGTGTTAAGCCAGCAGTAATAATAACCGACACATATGGGAGAGCTTGGCGCAGAGGGCAGGTTCAGTTCGCCATAGGTGTTTATGGGCTTAACCCTATCCTAGATTACAGAGGCAAACCAGACACATTTGGAAAGGTGTTGAAGGTCACTGAGATAGCGGTCGCTGATGAGCTCGCTTCAGCCGCTGAGCTCGTGATGGGTAAGACGAAGATGTGCCCAGCTGCTCTTATAAGAGGGTATGAATACGAGGTTGGGTTTGTTGGCGCTAAGTATCTTATAAGGCCGCTAAAGGAAGACTTATTCAAGTGA
- a CDS encoding DEAD/DEAH box helicase, protein MQKYRCPRCGSRLEVKRTYDGRALFYCKKCELKHILESRGRGEDEEYLQMLLAYDTGKIDVKKPLEDLLEEEGFIRKREEIRRIIGDVEKKGYSIPAVVYDALTSKQDYVVAYNVIEEAKPKPGSAPSSLNLPQPLVKTLEMMGVEHLYSFQEEAIKHILNGEDVVIVAPTGSGKTEAFTLPVLTTLSTYSSKFGGLRVEQPKIKALFIYPTKALARDQLHKIRMLAESVGVGVDVFDGDTPRRDRERILLEPPHIVLTNFDTIHHHLLHRTAFSRLLHTVRMLVVDEVHVYKGTFGSNVHFIVKRLERLAGRLQIIAASATVANPAEFCNTLFGRRFRVIQEDEGRHGILHFTILFPTLRSHRALVVDTIKRLFKAGYKPLIFSSSHLGAELNAYYAKREGVDIAVHRAGLPEEWRRKVEDGFRKGTIKAISATPTLELGLDIGSVDAVVSDLVPVNRLIQRAGRAGRRGQEALIFLLLRDNDPISQYYRNHPEEYFKNIEQAYADPYNPSVAEKQILAAALDKPISRDEFQGYEQIIDNLASKGLLRRFKDLLKPDIAVARRILAAYNIRGSGENVTILFNGRRIGERSLPQALDELHPEAVYLHAGVRYRSKVLKIDGARSYAELETLPHNYPYFTRPLKEEWPRILSEIESKRVYGMEVKRVELEIEKKVIGYVNVDINNPTAKGKPVLLQQPVTYRFSTKGIVFKAPTPDQTLQRYAEQKEYALMSSFHATEHLMIEATNPITGGAAEDMGGISLGATGLIYIYDGAVGGNGATKALYDRFEEAHRSALEIVEGCRCESETGCPRCTYSYRCGNNNEFLLKRGAIEVLKKMREGVRTIIKIEEGVAEKPIV, encoded by the coding sequence GTGCAGAAGTATCGGTGTCCAAGATGTGGATCTAGGCTTGAGGTGAAGCGAACCTACGATGGTAGAGCGCTATTCTACTGCAAGAAATGTGAGTTAAAACACATACTCGAAAGCAGAGGTAGGGGTGAGGATGAAGAGTATCTGCAGATGCTCTTAGCCTACGACACAGGGAAGATAGATGTGAAGAAGCCTCTTGAAGATCTCTTAGAGGAGGAGGGTTTTATCCGCAAGAGGGAGGAGATTCGGCGTATAATAGGTGATGTGGAGAAGAAAGGGTACAGCATCCCGGCTGTAGTTTACGACGCTTTAACATCTAAGCAAGACTATGTTGTAGCTTATAATGTTATAGAGGAAGCTAAGCCTAAGCCAGGTAGTGCACCCTCTTCCCTCAACCTACCACAACCACTTGTGAAGACGCTGGAGATGATGGGTGTAGAGCACCTCTACAGCTTCCAAGAAGAGGCCATCAAGCACATACTCAATGGTGAGGATGTTGTGATCGTGGCACCTACTGGTAGCGGTAAGACAGAGGCTTTTACCCTACCTGTGTTGACTACGCTCTCAACATATAGTAGCAAGTTTGGTGGGCTACGTGTAGAGCAGCCGAAGATCAAAGCCCTCTTCATCTACCCAACCAAGGCGCTTGCACGTGACCAGCTGCATAAGATTAGAATGTTGGCTGAATCGGTTGGTGTTGGTGTGGACGTTTTTGACGGGGATACTCCTAGAAGGGATAGGGAGCGCATTCTACTTGAGCCCCCTCACATCGTGCTGACCAACTTCGACACCATACACCACCATCTACTACATAGAACTGCGTTCAGCCGGCTGCTCCATACGGTGAGGATGCTGGTGGTTGATGAGGTGCACGTGTATAAGGGTACATTCGGCTCAAACGTCCACTTTATAGTGAAGAGGCTTGAGCGGCTTGCAGGTAGGCTTCAGATAATAGCTGCTTCGGCTACCGTAGCGAATCCGGCTGAGTTCTGCAATACGCTCTTTGGGCGAAGATTTAGGGTGATCCAAGAGGATGAGGGCAGGCACGGCATACTACACTTCACAATCTTGTTCCCCACTCTGCGAAGCCACCGAGCGCTGGTAGTGGATACCATTAAGAGGCTGTTTAAGGCGGGGTATAAGCCCCTGATCTTCTCGAGCTCACACCTTGGTGCTGAGTTGAATGCTTACTACGCTAAGCGGGAGGGCGTAGATATCGCTGTGCATAGAGCCGGATTACCAGAGGAGTGGAGGAGGAAGGTTGAGGATGGCTTCAGAAAAGGCACGATCAAAGCGATCTCAGCAACACCCACACTAGAACTAGGCTTGGATATAGGCTCTGTTGATGCGGTGGTCTCAGATCTAGTACCTGTGAATCGGTTGATACAGAGGGCTGGTAGGGCTGGTAGAAGAGGGCAAGAGGCGCTCATCTTCCTACTCCTAAGAGATAACGACCCCATAAGCCAATACTATAGAAACCACCCCGAAGAATACTTTAAGAACATAGAGCAGGCTTACGCAGATCCCTACAACCCGTCGGTTGCTGAGAAGCAGATCTTAGCAGCAGCCTTAGACAAACCAATCAGCAGAGACGAGTTTCAAGGATATGAGCAGATAATAGATAACCTTGCCTCAAAAGGTCTGCTCCGCAGATTCAAGGATCTACTTAAGCCAGACATCGCTGTAGCCAGAAGGATCTTAGCAGCATATAACATAAGAGGGAGTGGTGAGAATGTTACAATACTCTTTAACGGTAGGAGGATTGGTGAGAGGTCTCTACCTCAAGCATTAGATGAGCTTCACCCGGAAGCGGTCTATCTGCACGCGGGTGTAAGATACCGCAGCAAGGTTCTGAAGATAGATGGTGCTAGAAGCTACGCTGAGCTCGAAACTTTGCCCCACAACTACCCGTACTTCACAAGACCGCTTAAGGAGGAGTGGCCGAGAATATTGAGCGAGATCGAGTCGAAAAGAGTCTATGGTATGGAGGTTAAGCGGGTTGAGTTGGAGATAGAGAAGAAGGTGATAGGGTATGTGAATGTGGACATCAACAACCCAACAGCTAAAGGTAAGCCGGTGCTCCTCCAGCAGCCAGTAACCTACAGATTCAGCACAAAAGGCATAGTCTTCAAAGCACCGACCCCAGACCAAACCCTCCAAAGATATGCTGAGCAGAAGGAGTACGCTTTGATGAGCAGCTTCCACGCCACAGAGCATCTGATGATAGAAGCGACCAACCCAATAACAGGGGGTGCGGCAGAAGACATGGGAGGCATAAGCCTAGGTGCGACCGGGCTGATCTACATCTACGATGGTGCTGTAGGAGGAAACGGGGCTACAAAAGCCCTATACGATAGATTCGAGGAGGCGCATAGAAGCGCTTTAGAAATAGTGGAGGGGTGTAGGTGCGAGTCGGAGACAGGCTGCCCAAGATGCACCTACTCCTACAGATGCGGCAACAACAACGAATTTCTGCTGAAAAGAGGAGCCATAGAAGTCTTGAAAAAGATGAGAGAAGGTGTGAGGACGATTATAAAGATCGAAGAGGGGGTTGCGGAGAAACCAATAGTTTAA